The window ATAGTTTAGTATAAATTCCACTAAAATTTTGAGTGTGTTTTTACCTGATCTATAACCGAGGAGGGAGGGAATTTGATAGAAAACATAAGAAGATTCAAGTCAGTATAATatcatgttttaaaagaaagaaagaaagaaagagagagataattGACTGACCTAGGATCCTTCCAATACTGGAGCACTGAGACCAAGCAGTTCTAGCGTCAAATTCTttaggaagcttgagagagatgTCAATGTCATGGCTTACAACAGGTACGCCTAAGAATTCGTTCTTAGGTGTTGGTTTAACACCGAGGAGGCGCTTAAACTCTGCAACCTGAGCAtacatatacaataaaaaaaaaaggaaaacaaaagagACAAGTCAAGTTTGAGGAACAATGATAAGCGTtagtatgtatgtatgtatctATAAATGAGAAAGATGTAAGAAACTGACGGTGGAGTTAGCAAAGCGATCATTGAAAGCAGCTATCCATCCAGCGTTTGGATTCTCATTGACTTCTTTCACAATCTCATTCTACAAAAGTAAGTAGGTCAAAACAATGGACGAGGCAGTTATGAAAATGGGACTTGgattaagatttttaaaaaaaaaaaacctgaagAATTCGTGAAGTTAGCTTCTGCTGGGAAAGATTCTCTGCTGCAATTCcctgaataaaattaaaaacaaaaaaaaagtcaaaagacTTTACTTATGATCCAGAAACACTGCTAAAATGTGAGACGCGATCCACAAAAGTTTGAATCCTTTTTAAACAAAAGagtcaaaacccaaaacaaaaggCATCCACAAAAGTCTGGATCTTCGTAAGAAAAACAGGACGATGATAGAGAGATTAAGAAGATGTACCGTATTAATAACCGCTAAAAGTAAGATAGCAGAGGCTAAGTAGACTCTGATGCGATGATGATGTTCAGCCATGAATCTCCCTTCCCCTCCCCTCCTCCTCTGCTAATTCAGTTGCAATGATTTGCCCAGAgactttttttgaataaaaggTATTCAAttcaaagatgatgatgatctcttttctaaaataaaaaaaaaagaagaagagaaggggCTTGAAAATGACAcatcatttaatttattttattccaaGGAAGAGAGAGATCTTGGCCGTTCAGTTTATTCCACCAACCATTTTCTTATTATCATAGGCCCTTGATTAAGAGGTTCCGCCAGATTCATGCTATATGACTTGTCAACCTATATGGGccctatcttttttttttttttttttggcaacgtaatatattaaaatttaaaagttaaggGGTTACAACCGGAGCTATGCTCCACGATAAGAAGATAAAACCGGAGTTAATTTCAACGGTCAGATGAACAACAAAGAGTACACTAAAACATAAGATAGAAATGTTGGTGGGAGAGGCTAGCTCAGTGTGAAGAAATCCTTGGATGATCTTCACTTGTATCCCTGAAACGAAAGCTCCAACAAGCTTGCCATAGTCGTAAACGACGTTGATACACCCAAGCGAATGGGTTTGTGAGAGGGCTGAACAGTCCAAAGAACATCTAGAACTAGCTAAATAGTTCAGTAAACAAACAGCTCTATCTCCATCAGTGATCTCTGAAAAGACTATGAGAATCTCATAAACATCAGAAAGCAAATTCAGTGAAACGCCCGGTGAACCGGATAGGTCTAACATCATCTCCAGTTCCATAATTGAAATTGACACTACAAAGCGTATGGACACAGACGGAGGGAATTGTGGTAGGAGACCACACGAAAGTACCTTTGGGTTTGGGGAAGGACGATACACAAGAGGGAGGGGCCGGCTAGGTGAACCGGTGCTAAGCATAGATTCGGTGATTTTAGTTATGCACACTGCCCATGTCCACGAGTGAAACCAAATGTATCGTTTGGAAAAAAGGTTGGTAGCTGAACTCCTTGTGGCCAGGCCCAAGCCCATAAGGCCCactaagattagggttttccttTGGCAAATAATCGCACCCAATGCGCCGTCGGAGCATGAGGCGTCGTCGGAGGGAGCTGTCGTCGTGTGTCCGGTGAGCCTAGTCGAGAACGGGCTGAGCACGGAGTACTTGCTGTCCTGTGGGGGTTGAGACGGTGTTACAGAGGGAGAGCCGGGCTTGAAGATAAGAACAGGAGAGAAGCACAAACGCAAAGCACACGGCGTGGTGGTGACGGTGGTGATGGGTCTATCTCGTCGGCGAAAGATTCCGGTTGGAGAAGCGCGGCGACGGGAGACCAGAGTAGGTGAAGTGAGCGATAGATCTGATGGTGGAGGAAGAGACTTGGCTCGTATCAGAGACGGCGTTGCCATGGTGACGAAGAGTCGAACAGATCCGGTGAGCTTACTCACTGACTGAACAGATCCGGCTCTTACCCACGCCCTGAGATGAGAAACGGCTACACAGATCCGAGCAGACGAAATGACGATGAGACGGCGAGCAAGATGAGTGGTGACAGAGCAAGCACAAAGCAAAACGGAAGCGAGGCAGCAGGCGAAAACACAGACTATGAAAATGCTAGGAGAGACGGTAATAACACGGAGATGTAACGGAGAGTCCCGACGCCGGCGAGCTCGAGCTCCTCCGACGCCGGAGAGAAGAGTAGAACGATGGGCCTCGATAGTCGAGCGGGGGAGCTTATGAGAAAGAGTTCATAAAGGTGGATATGGGCCCTATCACGGGCCTACTTTTTGTTTAAGTCTTCGTTCATTTCAACTTGTGGAGGACTTGTAAACGTATTTCCAAAATTCTAGGTCACATGCTTTAATGTTTAGTTTACACATCACAATAAACCTATTTAACGTTACATTCTCAAGTTAATGGAAATCTAGTGCTTTTCGTAATGCTACCATTATTGTCTTGACTTTCTTTTGTTGATGTATAACTCATGATTATTTGCCTTGTATTGTATACGTTTTGTAAACTAACAAATATATCGCATTTCCACCATTATGAAATTTATTTGGTTGGGTTAAATAGAAGAACTGGATTTATACATCTTCGATTTCTACACTCACAACAAGTGAACAAACtgacaaataatttaatataattaacagCAAGCATCAACATGCCTCCCAAAATACAAGTTTTAGAAATGAGGCTTAACCAGTACTATAAAATGACATGAtttattaaaagttttttttctgctaaaaaaatatcttaaaagttGAATTGAATTGTAAAAACTTGTAAGAAAGGGAAGAACCCATCAATCGTGCCTACAAAAACCCTAACTGGCCTACATATTTGCAGTCTCTTTTAGGTTAGGAATCTAATGAGAGgatgaattatttattttatttaacaatAATTATAGCATGTCATTTATT of the Brassica napus cultivar Da-Ae unplaced genomic scaffold, Da-Ae ScsIHWf_1243;HRSCAF=1776, whole genome shotgun sequence genome contains:
- the LOC125596608 gene encoding uncharacterized protein LOC125596608 isoform X1, encoding MATPSLIRAKSLPPPSDLSLTSPTLVSRRRASPTGIFRRRDRPITTVTTTPCALRLCFSPVLIFKPGSPSVTPSQPPQDSKYSVLSPFSTRLTGHTTTAPSDDASCSDGALGAIICQRKTLILVGLMGLGLATRSSATNLFSKRYIWFHSWTWAVCITKITESMLSTGSPSRPLPLVYRPSPNPKSFQRSLMEIELFVY
- the LOC125596608 gene encoding uncharacterized protein LOC125596608 isoform X2; this translates as MATPSLIRAKSLPPPSDLSLTSPTLVSRRRASPTGIFRRRDRPITTVTTTPCALRLCFSPVLIFKPGSPSVTPSQPPQDSKYSVLSPFSTRLTGHTTTAPSDDASCSDGALGAIICQRKTLILVGLMGLGLATRSSATNLFSKRYIWFHSWTWAVCITKITESMLSTGSPSRPLPLVYRPSPNPKRSLMEIELFVY